One genomic region from Spirosoma sp. KCTC 42546 encodes:
- a CDS encoding ROK family protein has product MKSYWGIDLGGTKIEGVVLSAPSPDAVVIRKRIDTEAHNGYEHILSQIVRLIDMLKAETGLQPERVGFATPGTFDPARQAMKNCNTTVLNGKPMKQDLGRLLGLPVEIANDANCLALAEATMGIVPDVVPDYQTVFGVIMGTGVGGGIVVRSMQSQPYGRPFVLNGLQGLGGEWGHNTLEENGYPCYCGKRGCVEQVISGPALQRYYQQVSKEERTMQEIMERYHQGNDLVASQAVNRLLEYFGRGISVIINILDPDAIVLGGGLGNVDLLYTEGFERARKYVFNSRELNTRILKPKLGDSAGVFGAAML; this is encoded by the coding sequence ATGAAATCTTATTGGGGTATTGATCTGGGAGGCACCAAAATTGAAGGCGTTGTCCTGTCAGCTCCCTCTCCCGACGCCGTCGTTATCCGCAAGCGAATTGATACTGAAGCCCACAACGGCTATGAACACATTCTAAGTCAGATTGTCCGGCTCATTGATATGCTCAAAGCCGAAACAGGACTTCAACCTGAGCGAGTTGGTTTTGCTACACCCGGCACATTCGATCCCGCCCGGCAAGCCATGAAAAACTGTAACACAACCGTTTTGAATGGAAAACCGATGAAACAGGATTTAGGTCGTTTGTTAGGTTTACCCGTTGAAATAGCCAACGATGCCAACTGTCTGGCTCTTGCCGAAGCAACTATGGGCATCGTACCCGACGTAGTACCTGATTACCAGACGGTCTTTGGGGTTATCATGGGTACGGGTGTAGGTGGCGGCATTGTTGTACGGAGTATGCAGTCTCAACCCTATGGTCGCCCATTTGTCCTGAATGGTCTTCAGGGGCTTGGGGGCGAATGGGGCCACAATACGCTGGAAGAGAACGGTTATCCGTGCTACTGTGGTAAACGTGGCTGCGTGGAGCAGGTTATATCCGGTCCGGCCCTCCAGCGCTACTACCAACAGGTAAGTAAGGAAGAACGGACGATGCAGGAAATTATGGAGCGGTACCATCAGGGCAACGATCTGGTTGCCAGTCAGGCCGTTAATCGATTACTGGAATATTTTGGTCGCGGCATATCCGTTATTATCAACATTCTCGATCCAGATGCCATTGTGCTGGGCGGTGGACTCGGCAATGTTGACCTTCTATACACGGAAGGGTTCGAACGAGCCCGGAAATACGTATTCAATAGCCGCGAACTAAACACACGCATCCTCAAGCCAAAACTAGGCGACAGTGCCGGTGTATTTGGGGCCGCGATGCTGTAG
- a CDS encoding SOS response-associated peptidase yields the protein MCFHKSLAVTASQLEERYDAALPASAHFQPVYHANAYQFPAWPVVTHQEPGRFQMMHWGLIPRWTKTNDNAADIRTKTINARSETIYEKPSFRSAAQAGKRCLIPVTGFYEWYTMGSKKFPFYITASDQKIASIAGLWDEWADPETGELSQTYTLLTTEANPLLAAIHNTKKRMPCVLTKAAEQAWLHDDLSEADALALLEKQYPASKMHSYSISKRITSRSEPSDVPEVTAPSTYPELSDSPQLFA from the coding sequence ATGTGTTTCCATAAATCGCTGGCCGTTACGGCCAGCCAACTTGAAGAGCGCTACGATGCTGCCCTGCCTGCTTCGGCCCATTTTCAACCCGTATACCATGCCAATGCTTATCAGTTCCCTGCCTGGCCAGTTGTAACGCACCAGGAACCCGGTCGATTTCAGATGATGCATTGGGGGCTTATTCCACGATGGACCAAAACGAATGACAATGCGGCTGATATACGGACCAAAACCATTAATGCCCGCTCAGAAACGATTTACGAAAAGCCCTCATTTCGCTCAGCAGCACAGGCCGGAAAACGCTGCCTGATTCCGGTAACGGGGTTTTATGAGTGGTATACGATGGGAAGTAAAAAATTCCCGTTTTATATCACAGCAAGTGACCAGAAAATTGCGTCCATTGCCGGACTTTGGGATGAATGGGCCGATCCGGAAACGGGTGAACTCTCGCAAACCTACACACTCCTCACAACCGAAGCCAATCCGTTGTTGGCGGCTATTCATAATACAAAGAAGCGAATGCCCTGTGTGTTAACGAAGGCTGCTGAACAGGCCTGGCTGCACGATGACCTGAGCGAAGCTGACGCTTTAGCGTTATTGGAAAAGCAATATCCGGCAAGTAAAATGCATAGTTATAGCATCAGCAAGCGCATAACCTCGCGAAGCGAGCCCAGCGATGTTCCGGAGGTAACGGCTCCATCTACTTATCCGGAATTGAGCGATAGTCCTCAATTATTTGCCTGA
- a CDS encoding TetR/AcrR family transcriptional regulator has product METIERKPRSREQTRSGIVKTAKSIARREGWQAVSIRKIADAIEYSAPIVYEYFDSKDVLLDEIRNEGFSHLYREYDRILSLYRDPEKRLYEISLVQWEFARENPEIYQVMYNLDGAFCTIPVYQSETMQAVSRIVCKTIFSFIPKAEESIKRLYFQWWSVSHGMITLSMLLKDEQPLDQSEQVYRETMRRFVRDLR; this is encoded by the coding sequence ATGGAAACTATTGAACGCAAACCTCGTAGTCGGGAGCAAACTCGCTCCGGCATCGTAAAAACGGCAAAGTCCATTGCCCGCCGGGAAGGATGGCAAGCTGTTTCAATTCGTAAAATAGCTGATGCAATTGAATATAGTGCCCCAATAGTGTATGAATACTTCGACAGCAAAGATGTGCTGTTAGATGAAATTCGGAATGAGGGTTTCAGCCACTTATATCGGGAATATGATCGTATTTTAAGCCTTTACCGCGATCCCGAAAAACGCCTGTACGAAATCTCACTTGTGCAATGGGAGTTTGCCCGTGAGAATCCGGAAATTTATCAGGTAATGTATAATTTAGACGGTGCTTTTTGTACAATCCCTGTTTATCAATCCGAAACAATGCAGGCGGTTAGCCGAATTGTTTGCAAGACGATTTTCTCCTTTATTCCTAAAGCGGAGGAGAGCATTAAGCGGTTGTATTTTCAGTGGTGGTCCGTGTCTCACGGTATGATTACATTGTCGATGCTGCTTAAAGATGAGCAGCCACTCGATCAGTCGGAGCAAGTCTATCGCGAAACGATGCGTCGGTTCGTGCGTGATTTGCGCTAA
- a CDS encoding redoxin domain-containing protein — protein MLSIGQTAPDFTLFNTARNEVSLHDFQGKNLIILFFPMAFTSVCTAELCEMRDNISTYADLNAEVVGISVDSPFTLAKFKEDQKLPFDLLSDFNKEVSQAYDTYYETFTMNLKGVSKRSAFVVDSTGVIQYAEVLESAGDVPNFKAVQETLISLK, from the coding sequence ATGCTTTCTATCGGTCAAACAGCCCCTGATTTTACCCTGTTTAATACGGCTCGGAACGAAGTTTCACTGCATGATTTTCAGGGTAAGAACCTGATCATACTATTTTTTCCTATGGCCTTCACCAGTGTGTGTACGGCTGAACTTTGCGAAATGCGCGACAACATCAGCACGTATGCAGACCTGAACGCAGAAGTAGTTGGTATTTCCGTCGATTCGCCCTTTACGCTGGCTAAATTTAAAGAAGACCAAAAACTGCCGTTCGACCTACTCTCTGATTTCAACAAAGAGGTATCACAAGCCTATGATACCTATTACGAAACGTTTACCATGAATCTGAAAGGCGTTAGTAAGCGGTCGGCTTTCGTCGTTGATTCAACAGGCGTCATTCAATATGCCGAAGTGCTCGAAAGTGCGGGCGATGTCCCCAACTTTAAGGCTGTACAGGAAACGTTAATTTCACTAAAGTAA
- a CDS encoding SDR family oxidoreductase, whose protein sequence is MRIAIIGATGMLGQPVAHELIEAGFSVRIIVRDVAKTKALFPAAEVVSGDLRNTTGLVDALRGIDVVYLNLSIRQDEKQADFHTEGEGVTNLIQSAQRAGVRRIGYLSSIIMRYQGMHGFNWWVFDVKQEAVQRIKASGISFSIFYPSCFMESLNGTQRMGRFILLVGRSAVRPMYIAAQDYGKQVVRAFQLAQNGQNQEYVIQGPEAMTQHEAAERFATAYRNEKLRIVTTPPFLMQLGRPFSAQADYGWHITEALNNYPETFEAQTTWDDLGKPTITLEQFAGNS, encoded by the coding sequence ATGCGAATTGCTATAATTGGCGCAACGGGCATGCTTGGGCAACCCGTTGCGCACGAACTGATCGAAGCCGGTTTTTCTGTTCGGATTATAGTGCGTGATGTTGCCAAAACGAAAGCACTATTTCCTGCCGCTGAGGTCGTCTCTGGCGACCTTCGTAACACCACAGGCTTAGTCGATGCCCTACGTGGTATAGATGTTGTCTACCTGAATTTATCAATCAGACAAGACGAAAAGCAAGCCGATTTTCATACAGAAGGAGAAGGAGTAACTAATCTGATTCAGTCAGCCCAACGTGCCGGTGTCCGACGGATTGGCTATCTGTCGTCCATCATCATGCGCTATCAGGGCATGCATGGCTTCAACTGGTGGGTATTTGATGTGAAACAGGAAGCTGTACAACGCATTAAAGCATCTGGAATTTCCTTCAGTATTTTTTACCCATCCTGTTTCATGGAATCGCTAAACGGCACGCAACGCATGGGCCGTTTTATCCTGCTGGTTGGCCGTTCTGCCGTGCGCCCAATGTACATAGCGGCTCAGGACTACGGGAAACAGGTGGTTCGGGCGTTCCAGCTTGCGCAGAATGGCCAAAATCAGGAATATGTGATTCAGGGGCCAGAAGCCATGACACAACATGAAGCGGCCGAGCGATTTGCGACTGCTTATCGAAACGAAAAACTACGGATTGTAACGACTCCGCCGTTCCTGATGCAGCTAGGCCGACCATTTTCCGCCCAGGCCGACTATGGCTGGCACATTACCGAAGCACTGAATAACTACCCCGAAACCTTCGAAGCCCAAACTACCTGGGACGACTTGGGCAAACCCACCATAACACTGGAACAGTTTGCTGGAAATAGTTAA
- a CDS encoding pyridoxamine 5'-phosphate oxidase family protein encodes MSELPKQSEKQAQPSLPGTLADLEQTSWHQLIAACEQEQGQSIGSGFKLMTVATSTSRGADARMVVLRRADAEHKYVWFYTDARSEKVLQLEAFPTATLLLWDSKLQIQLRLIVETRLHTNDYVADDHWEKLWAGGRKSYLSEQIPGTEQSHPYPGFPENLAGNLPSVEESEAGRKNFAVIECRVLAMEYLCLNRTGQTRACFQYEPESKMVWLAP; translated from the coding sequence ATGAGTGAGTTGCCTAAGCAGTCAGAGAAACAAGCCCAGCCCAGTCTTCCCGGTACCCTTGCCGATCTGGAACAAACCAGTTGGCACCAACTTATAGCTGCTTGCGAACAAGAGCAGGGTCAGTCGATCGGTTCAGGATTCAAACTCATGACGGTGGCTACGTCAACATCCCGCGGGGCCGACGCCCGCATGGTGGTGCTACGTCGGGCCGATGCAGAGCATAAATATGTCTGGTTCTACACGGATGCGCGGTCCGAAAAAGTACTGCAACTGGAAGCCTTCCCTACGGCAACGCTACTCCTGTGGGATTCCAAGCTGCAGATTCAACTCCGGCTTATTGTTGAAACCCGGCTCCATACCAACGATTATGTAGCCGATGATCATTGGGAAAAACTTTGGGCTGGCGGACGTAAATCCTATCTGTCCGAGCAAATACCGGGCACTGAACAATCTCACCCCTACCCTGGTTTTCCCGAAAATCTGGCTGGTAATCTGCCTTCAGTCGAAGAGAGTGAAGCCGGACGAAAAAACTTCGCCGTGATTGAGTGTCGGGTATTAGCCATGGAATATCTGTGCTTAAACCGAACTGGTCAAACGCGAGCTTGTTTTCAGTACGAACCCGAGTCTAAGATGGTGTGGCTTGCACCGTAA
- the cysK gene encoding cysteine synthase A: MKATTILDTIGQTPCVRINRLFPGYEVWTKLERANPGASIKDRIALAMIEDAEAKGLLTSDSTIIEPTSGNTGIGLAMVAAVKGYKIILVMPESMSIERRKIMAAYGAEFDLTPREKGMKGAIERAHELVAQTPGAWMPQQFENQANIDVHVRTTAEEILADFPEGFDVLITGVGTGGHITGVGQVLKQKFPALKIYAVEPELSPVISGGAPGPHPIQGIGAGFIPRNLHTDLLDGTIQVSKDDAYEMARRSAKEEGIFVGVSSGASLAAVAKKLPDIAPGSRILTFCYDTGERYLSIEGLY, from the coding sequence ATGAAAGCTACTACTATTCTCGATACCATCGGCCAAACGCCCTGCGTGCGTATTAACCGTTTATTTCCGGGCTACGAAGTCTGGACCAAGCTGGAACGAGCCAACCCTGGCGCAAGCATCAAAGACCGGATTGCACTGGCCATGATTGAAGACGCTGAAGCCAAGGGCCTGCTTACGTCTGACAGCACCATTATTGAGCCTACATCCGGCAATACGGGCATTGGTCTGGCCATGGTAGCTGCCGTAAAAGGGTACAAGATCATTCTGGTCATGCCCGAGTCGATGAGTATTGAACGCCGGAAAATCATGGCTGCCTACGGCGCTGAATTTGATTTGACACCCCGCGAGAAAGGGATGAAAGGGGCTATCGAACGCGCTCATGAACTGGTAGCACAAACACCAGGGGCGTGGATGCCCCAGCAATTCGAGAACCAGGCCAACATCGATGTCCATGTGCGTACCACAGCCGAAGAAATTCTGGCTGACTTTCCTGAGGGGTTCGATGTACTGATTACCGGCGTAGGCACTGGTGGCCATATTACCGGCGTAGGGCAGGTTCTTAAACAGAAATTCCCTGCGCTAAAAATCTATGCCGTTGAGCCTGAATTGTCGCCCGTCATAAGCGGAGGAGCTCCGGGCCCACACCCAATTCAGGGTATTGGAGCGGGCTTTATTCCCAGGAACCTTCATACCGACCTGCTGGATGGCACCATTCAGGTAAGCAAAGACGACGCATACGAAATGGCACGTCGGTCGGCAAAAGAAGAGGGTATATTCGTAGGTGTTTCCTCAGGAGCTTCCCTGGCAGCCGTTGCCAAAAAACTACCCGACATTGCCCCCGGCAGTCGGATTTTAACCTTCTGTTATGATACCGGTGAGCGGTATTTATCAATAGAAGGGTTATATTAG
- a CDS encoding YitT family protein, with amino-acid sequence MIRQTAAFRTIKDTSFIIAGVLSAGMGIKGFLTSSHFIDGGVTGVSMLLATLVKVPLPIWLLLINLPFIGLGYRQFGRQFAVKSTVAIAGLSLSLAVIPYPDVTPDFLLTAVFGGFFIGAGIGLAMRGGAVLDGTEIAALLISRSSPILKVSDVILVLNVLIFGAAAFFLGINPALYSMITYFAASKTVDFVIHGIEEYTAILIISKNPEPIREQIIAKGWGITILKGQGGYGKHGSHQDIATVLYTVITRLEISRLRTIVLEIDPNAFIIQHSVDDVAGGKVKSLPMH; translated from the coding sequence ATGATTCGACAAACCGCTGCTTTCAGAACTATTAAAGATACAAGTTTCATTATTGCTGGGGTACTCAGTGCAGGCATGGGTATCAAAGGGTTCCTAACATCAAGCCATTTTATCGACGGGGGTGTTACAGGTGTCTCTATGTTATTGGCCACACTGGTTAAGGTGCCTCTGCCCATTTGGCTCCTGCTGATCAATCTTCCGTTTATTGGCTTAGGGTATCGGCAATTTGGCCGTCAGTTCGCCGTAAAAAGTACCGTAGCGATTGCCGGGCTTTCGCTCAGTCTGGCCGTAATTCCCTATCCCGACGTTACGCCCGATTTTCTATTGACAGCTGTTTTTGGAGGTTTCTTTATCGGTGCCGGAATTGGACTGGCTATGCGGGGTGGTGCCGTGCTGGACGGCACTGAAATTGCTGCTTTGCTCATTAGCCGGAGTAGTCCTATTTTAAAAGTGAGCGATGTTATTTTGGTACTTAATGTGCTCATCTTCGGGGCTGCGGCCTTCTTTCTGGGCATTAACCCTGCTCTTTATTCGATGATCACGTACTTCGCGGCATCTAAAACCGTCGACTTTGTCATTCACGGTATTGAAGAATACACGGCTATTCTTATCATCTCCAAAAACCCTGAGCCCATCCGGGAACAGATTATAGCAAAAGGCTGGGGAATTACGATTCTAAAAGGGCAGGGCGGCTATGGGAAACATGGCAGTCATCAGGATATTGCCACCGTTTTGTATACGGTAATCACCCGCTTAGAAATCAGCCGACTGCGCACTATAGTTTTGGAAATCGACCCAAACGCATTCATTATTCAGCACAGTGTTGATGACGTAGCCGGTGGAAAAGTAAAGAGCCTGCCTATGCATTAA
- a CDS encoding bifunctional 2-polyprenyl-6-hydroxyphenol methylase/3-demethylubiquinol 3-O-methyltransferase UbiG gives MAWYHNFFHGLPQDAWKAAQTEEQTHLDLELLVETLEFGPDDRLLDVFCGYGRHALPLARMGARVTGIDISSDYIAELDAVATAEKLPITAIASDFLTMPENSLGNVASFDAAYCLGNSFSFFPRPDMLVFLTRIATLLKPGGRFLVHTEMVAESVLPDYQARNWQPVEDAAGESILFLVENEYSPLHSRIDSHLTYVKGGEIQTRTAQHYVYTLAELGQLFSEAGFRVIDCYGTVDGDTYELGDDAVWLLVERV, from the coding sequence ATGGCCTGGTATCATAACTTTTTTCATGGGCTGCCGCAGGATGCCTGGAAAGCGGCCCAAACGGAGGAACAGACCCATCTCGACCTCGAATTATTGGTTGAAACGCTTGAGTTTGGCCCGGACGATCGATTGCTGGATGTATTCTGTGGCTATGGTCGTCATGCACTGCCACTTGCCCGAATGGGTGCCCGCGTAACCGGTATCGATATTTCGTCCGATTATATTGCGGAACTTGATGCTGTAGCCACTGCTGAGAAACTGCCCATAACGGCAATCGCCAGCGATTTTCTGACGATGCCTGAAAATAGCCTGGGGAATGTTGCTTCGTTCGATGCCGCCTATTGTCTGGGCAACAGCTTTAGTTTCTTTCCCCGTCCGGATATGCTGGTTTTCCTGACCCGTATTGCTACGTTGCTGAAACCGGGTGGCCGTTTTTTGGTACATACAGAAATGGTGGCAGAGTCTGTTCTACCCGATTATCAGGCCCGTAACTGGCAACCCGTTGAGGATGCTGCTGGTGAATCGATCCTGTTTTTGGTAGAAAATGAATACAGCCCCTTACACAGCCGGATTGACTCGCATCTGACCTATGTAAAAGGTGGAGAAATACAGACACGTACCGCCCAGCATTATGTGTATACGTTGGCTGAACTCGGGCAATTGTTTTCTGAGGCAGGTTTTCGCGTAATTGATTGTTATGGAACCGTAGACGGCGATACGTACGAACTTGGTGATGACGCTGTCTGGTTACTTGTGGAGCGTGTATGA
- a CDS encoding outer membrane beta-barrel protein encodes MTYSLRASLLCIIFVFISVSAVAKSGPILSGIIRDPAGTTVEFATVALHRAADSVVVKTEFSDATGKFRFEQLSAGDYFVSASQVGFERVQTAPFAISSTDQTLAPIQLKSSNKTQLKEVTVQARKPLFEREADRIVVNVDGSPLSAGATSLEVLSRSPGVTVDQNDNLALRGKQGVLVLIDGKRVPMTGAELGEMLRSLPANSIEKIELITNPPAKYDAAGSAGIIAIKLKKDGRQGTNGSVNASYGYGKYGKFTSGISLNHRHKKLNVFGNYTYSDRNQYSQLAFHRDFYQNNQLTGSSNQDNQGKTHWASNTYRAGLDYTLSKRTTLGAVVNGLANHAEASIPNTTQTFNELGKLQVNYQSANHRTLATPNVAANLNLKHSFDSTGRSELTVDADFAHYEIHRSQNLATTFIIPVQAPTVLEGKVKGGLNISSFKADYVHTFQNKTRLEGGVKVSWVHSDNDVLFTTINDGLAVVDTGKSNQFRYDENINAAYLNLTKSFKKTSVQLGLRGEQTNATGLQVIGNSGFERHYFQLFPSVFVKQTLSKTQDISLSLSRRIDRPTYNQLNPFRAYIDATTYFSGNPSLFPQLSYNIELTHTFKQKFMTSISYSRTDQPIISVVQPAPEGNRQAVSTFQNLTRSDYFGLTLTVPVQPATWWTMDNNLVAFYNQFVGELAGTSLNQGLPAFTINTTNTFTLGRGWAADLTGNYQSRQLYGFLDIKPLGQLNIGLQKTMWGKKGTLKLNMTDIFYSSPLHATSTYANYVEQFNQRQDTRIATASLTYRFGSDTVPQSRRRTGGAEDEKRRAGGAS; translated from the coding sequence ATGACGTACTCTTTACGCGCCAGTCTTCTCTGCATTATATTCGTTTTTATAAGTGTTTCAGCCGTTGCGAAATCCGGACCCATTCTATCTGGAATTATACGTGATCCAGCAGGGACAACCGTTGAATTTGCCACCGTTGCCTTGCACCGGGCTGCTGATTCGGTCGTCGTAAAAACAGAGTTTAGTGATGCCACTGGGAAATTTCGATTTGAGCAGCTATCGGCTGGAGACTATTTCGTGTCTGCATCACAGGTAGGTTTCGAACGGGTTCAAACGGCTCCCTTTGCCATTTCTTCAACCGACCAAACGTTGGCTCCTATCCAGCTAAAGTCTAGTAACAAAACTCAGTTAAAGGAAGTAACCGTACAGGCACGCAAACCTCTTTTCGAACGTGAAGCCGACCGCATTGTGGTGAATGTAGATGGTAGTCCACTCAGTGCCGGGGCAACCTCACTGGAAGTTCTTAGTCGTTCGCCGGGAGTTACGGTTGACCAAAATGACAACCTGGCGCTCCGGGGCAAACAAGGCGTACTGGTACTGATCGACGGCAAACGAGTGCCCATGACCGGTGCTGAATTGGGTGAGATGCTACGGTCGCTGCCAGCCAATTCTATTGAGAAAATTGAACTTATTACCAACCCACCGGCCAAATACGACGCGGCTGGCAGTGCGGGTATTATTGCCATTAAACTCAAAAAAGACGGTCGCCAGGGTACAAATGGGAGTGTTAATGCGAGCTATGGATACGGCAAATACGGCAAATTCACGAGTGGTATTTCGTTGAATCACCGTCACAAAAAGCTGAACGTTTTCGGCAACTATACGTATAGTGACCGTAATCAATACAGCCAACTAGCTTTCCACCGGGATTTCTACCAGAACAATCAACTTACCGGCAGCAGCAACCAGGACAATCAGGGCAAAACCCATTGGGCCTCCAATACCTACCGCGCTGGCCTGGACTATACGTTATCAAAACGCACAACACTGGGGGCGGTTGTTAATGGGCTAGCTAACCATGCCGAAGCGTCGATACCAAACACGACCCAGACATTTAATGAGTTAGGAAAACTGCAAGTCAATTATCAGTCCGCAAACCATCGGACCCTGGCCACCCCGAACGTAGCGGCCAATCTGAATCTTAAACATAGCTTTGACTCAACAGGTCGTAGCGAACTGACTGTCGATGCCGATTTTGCTCATTATGAAATCCATAGAAGCCAAAACTTAGCTACCACGTTTATTATTCCCGTTCAAGCGCCGACGGTATTGGAAGGTAAAGTGAAGGGCGGCCTGAATATTAGCTCCTTCAAAGCCGATTATGTGCACACGTTTCAAAATAAAACACGACTTGAAGGAGGAGTAAAGGTCAGTTGGGTTCATTCCGATAACGACGTGTTATTTACCACTATCAATGACGGCCTGGCGGTGGTCGACACCGGAAAAAGTAATCAATTTCGGTACGACGAAAACATTAACGCGGCCTATCTGAATCTAACTAAGTCCTTTAAAAAAACCTCGGTTCAACTAGGACTGCGTGGCGAGCAAACGAACGCTACAGGTTTACAGGTGATTGGCAACAGTGGTTTCGAGCGACATTATTTCCAGCTTTTCCCTAGTGTATTCGTCAAGCAGACGCTGTCCAAAACGCAGGACATCAGTTTATCGCTTAGCCGCCGGATCGACCGCCCGACCTATAACCAGCTTAATCCGTTTCGGGCCTATATCGACGCCACCACCTATTTTTCGGGTAACCCATCGCTCTTTCCGCAGTTGAGTTATAACATCGAACTGACGCACACCTTTAAGCAGAAGTTCATGACATCAATCAGTTACAGCCGTACCGATCAACCCATTATCAGTGTCGTTCAACCAGCACCGGAGGGGAATCGACAGGCAGTTTCTACTTTCCAGAACCTAACCCGTTCAGATTACTTTGGTTTAACGTTGACTGTTCCCGTTCAACCTGCTACCTGGTGGACAATGGACAATAATCTGGTGGCCTTTTACAACCAATTTGTTGGTGAGCTGGCGGGCACTTCTCTAAACCAGGGCTTGCCTGCTTTTACCATCAACACAACCAACACGTTCACACTGGGTCGGGGCTGGGCAGCCGACCTGACTGGAAACTACCAATCCCGACAACTGTATGGCTTCCTGGACATTAAGCCCCTAGGCCAACTCAATATTGGGCTGCAAAAAACGATGTGGGGCAAGAAAGGTACATTAAAGCTGAATATGACCGATATATTTTATAGCAGCCCGTTGCATGCTACGTCTACTTACGCCAACTACGTTGAACAGTTCAATCAACGGCAGGATACACGAATCGCTACGGCTTCGCTCACCTATCGGTTTGGCAGCGATACCGTTCCACAATCACGTCGACGGACGGGCGGTGCCGAAGACGAAAAACGCCGGGCAGGTGGAGCGTCGTAA
- a CDS encoding serine O-acetyltransferase, producing the protein MTTATNTLLDHLQAQRSHYRYKLPSRPDAGRFIDQLMRLLFPVTQDCKSISQHVEETYQSLHEQLTNLLCPLEKNLSENPAEITERFFDQLPFIYDSLLLDAHAIVDNDPASVGIEEVVAVYPGFYAISVYRIAHELLKLNVPLLPRMLTEYAHGQTGIDIHPGAQIGQSFFIDHGTGVVIGETTVIGNNVKIYQGVTLGATHVAKSMAQKKRHPTIENNVVIYANATILGGHTIVGHDSVIGGNVWLTSSVEAHSLVFHQHQTEVRIKSLESVEPINFVI; encoded by the coding sequence ATGACCACGGCGACCAATACCCTCCTTGACCACCTTCAGGCTCAGCGTTCACACTATCGCTACAAACTTCCCTCCCGGCCTGACGCCGGACGATTTATTGACCAGTTAATGCGGTTGCTGTTCCCGGTCACGCAGGATTGTAAGTCGATTTCGCAGCACGTAGAAGAGACGTATCAGAGTTTACATGAGCAACTGACGAACCTCCTGTGCCCACTGGAAAAAAACCTATCCGAAAACCCCGCTGAAATTACAGAGCGTTTTTTCGATCAGCTACCATTTATTTACGATAGCCTGCTACTGGATGCGCATGCCATTGTCGATAATGATCCGGCTTCGGTTGGTATTGAAGAAGTGGTAGCGGTTTATCCGGGATTTTATGCCATCTCGGTCTATCGAATTGCCCATGAATTACTGAAACTCAATGTACCCCTCCTGCCCCGGATGCTCACTGAATATGCGCATGGCCAGACGGGGATCGATATTCACCCCGGTGCCCAGATTGGTCAGTCATTTTTCATTGACCACGGTACAGGTGTTGTTATCGGCGAAACCACGGTTATTGGGAATAACGTAAAAATCTATCAGGGTGTAACCCTCGGTGCTACCCACGTTGCCAAGTCGATGGCGCAGAAAAAACGTCACCCAACCATCGAAAATAACGTTGTCATTTATGCAAATGCCACAATTTTAGGTGGCCATACCATTGTGGGTCACGACTCGGTTATCGGCGGTAACGTCTGGTTAACGAGTAGCGTTGAAGCCCACTCTCTCGTGTTCCACCAGCACCAGACCGAAGTCCGGATAAAGTCGCTGGAGTCTGTTGAACCAATCAATTTTGTCATCTAG